Genomic DNA from Canis lupus dingo isolate Sandy chromosome 32, ASM325472v2, whole genome shotgun sequence:
ATCACACTTGAGTATCAGGTGCAACAGTACCTGCAGAAGTGGATTCCCACGAGAGGAAGGGGAGCCCTCCCAGTGCAGAGAACAGACAAGGTGGACAGACTCCTAAGCCAGCAGGGCTGAGACAGGCCAGAGTCTGGGTGCCAGGAGCGCACCTACCCAGCACAACCTCGCCGAAGACCAGAGATACTTACCGGAGCCCGACAGTGAAAATTAAAGAGATTAAACACATTAGGTGCCAGGTGAGACATTTAGCAATGAGGTTTGTACAGCGTTTTGAGGTGTGTATGGACAGGTAGGGCCGACAGACTGAGGAGGTTCACAGGGCTCGGGCATCTGCTTCCGTCTTTGCAGCTGCAGCACTAACCATGGCTAAAGCTCCTGGTCCTGGACAGGCCCATGTGACAGCTGTCCAGAAAGACCAAGAGGGTTCCAGACACTACCCCTAGGTGATACATACATTTATACAACAGTGGTGGCCAGAGGGCAGCAGTCTGTTCTGGCTTTACTGCATTGTAATTGTGGTCGCTCGCCCAGGACGGCGTGCCTTCACTGGTCGCTTCCTTCGCGAGGACCTCGCTCCTCGTTGGGGCCATCGTCGCCCTCTTCACggtgttttctttcttgtctggAGCTGGTCTTTTGTGCAGAGAAGAGATTCTAATGCCTGCCTGAACGCTACATTTCGGAAGAATGAGCTTTTCTGGCTTCGTCTTGGTCTTTTCtttaggttttggtttttgttctttacCTGAACTCAGAAATTTCATAGTAGCCGCAGCATGTTTTAGAATACAGTCATTGCTGCAGTAAACTGAGTCAGGCTGCGCCACGTGAGAGCACCCAGGGCCAATACATTTTGAGGCACCAGGAGCCTCCACAACAGGCTGGAATATCTTGAGCTTTTTCTTGCCACTTGGGTTTGCAGCCTTCTCAATTCTACCCTTTATTCCTTGGTCTTCGCTAGACTTCTGCTCTACTGTTCCTATACTTGTGCAGTCTGTGCCATCTGTGTCTGCCGGCCCGCACTTGGCCTCCTGCTGCTCTGTGCTTTCTGAGTTCGTCTCGTCCTGCACCTGCAGAATGGTGCAGTTTGGGCAGATGTAATCTTCGCCATTCCTTTCCAGGAGTCTTCCCCGGGCCTCAGAGATGCCCACACAATCGCCGTGAAACCATTCTTCACATCGGTCACAACAAATCATAAACCTGTTGTTATGCGGCTGACGACATATGCAGTACAGAGCATTGGGCTCATAGGCCTCACACTCAGGCTTCTGCCTGCCTACATCCCCGGGGTCTCCGCCTTCAATTCCCTGAGCGGCCTTCCCTTCCAGCTCCCTGTCTCCGCCATCTTTCTCAGCCTGGGACACCGTGCCCTGCTCAGCCTTGGGCTCTTGCTTGCAGGGCAGCACGCTCTCTGTGGCATCACCCGCCTCCACATCCACAGTCTGCGTGGGATCCTGCTCCCGGCGCTTCTTCCTCAGGCGGCTCTGGAGGCTCTTGGGTCTGTCGGCCGCCTCTTGTTCCCGCTGTCTTCGCAGGCGGTTCTGAAGTTCTTTCAAAGTCAACCCATCACTGTCACTGTCCGAGGTGTCATCCTCGTCCTCACCTCCTTTGGCCTTTACAGAGACAGCTGGTTGATCTTTATCACCCGTGGGGCCAGACGTGGGCCCGCCCTTCCCCTCAGAAGTGCTCTCCACACTCCCTTCAGATGCTGTCTCCACATCTGTGACGGGACAAGATGCTGGTTCACTGGAATCCTCAAGGGAGACAGCTgcattcttccttcctctccgTCGGACTGTTGTAAGAAATTCTTCCACCCGCTCAGTCCGCTTTGGCTGCCTCCCACTGCGTCGCAAGGAGAGActctgttgctgctgctggggctgctgctccAGAGAGTCTAATTCGGCATCCCCAGCGCCCTCTCGCTTGGCAATGGTGGTTCTTCGAAAGCCCCAAGTTTTCCTGAATTCTTTGCTGGTGGGTTTGATGGCCTTGGGTACTTCGTCATTGCTTGGGTCACCTTTTTCATCCATATCTTGAAAATTTTTTCCAAACTTCAATCCAGGCTTCAATCGCATTGAAACGCTAATGCTGACTCAGCCTTTATGCCATTTTCCATCATAGGGGAAGGACTGTGATAGGATATGAAAACCTGCCCAAACACCAAAAGCTCGGTTGGGCAACTTTTCCGGAGGTCCAAACACCTGACAGATAAGATCGCTTGGTCCACGAACACAGCTGTTGTCCGTCACTGCTCACAGGTAACAACAAAGATCATCTCAAGACTGTTCCTGTAGAGTAAGCTCCTTCGCCTCCGGCTCAGCCTAGATGTCGCCATCGCGGCGCGAAGTTCCCCCACAACGACACCTCGACGGCGGCCATCTTGCCCGGGGTCGGCCGACGCCTTTTGACTCTCGCGCCAACCCGTAGAGCGAGGGCGCCCGCATGTGGAAATTTTAATTACAAGTTACACTTTAACCACCAAATTGGAATTATAAAATTGCAAAATTCATCAGAAAGAATTAGGTATGAtcatgacaggaaaaaaaatcaataaaccaaaGAAATCCAGTGGGTTTAAACCTCCATTCCTGAACCTGGTCACCTTACCAATCTCATTCTTCAGGCTGCCCCTAAATCATTCAAGCTTTGCCTGGATAATGGCAGTCAAGCATTATTCAGCTTTCTtcacttttaattcttctctcttGTCACTTTAActgtaatatattattataacttAGTCATTATTTAAGTGATGTCTTTGATTAGTAGTTTTGGAAAGCTTGGCATAATTCAgtttaagaaattataatatgTGTGCTATAATTATCCTAAACTAATGCTCCAAATCATTTCA
This window encodes:
- the LOC112644456 gene encoding LOW QUALITY PROTEIN: death-inducer obliterator 1-like (The sequence of the model RefSeq protein was modified relative to this genomic sequence to represent the inferred CDS: inserted 2 bases in 1 codon), which encodes MRLKPGLKFGKNFQDMDEKGDPSNDEVPKAIKPTSKEFRKTWGFRRTTIAKREGAGDAELDSLEQQPQQQQQSLSLRRSGRQPKRTERVEEFLTTVRRRGRKNAAVSLEDSSEPASCPVTDVETASEGSVESTSEGKGGPTSGPTGDKDQPAVSVKAKGGEDEDDTSDSDSDGLTLKELQNRLRRQREQEAADRPKSLQSRLRKKRREQDPTQTVDVEAGDATESVLPCKQEPKAEQGTVSQAEKDGGDRELEGKAAQGIEGGDPGDVGRQKPECEAYEPNALYCICRQPHNNRFMICCDRCEEWFHGDCVGISEARGRLLERNGEDYICPNCTILQVQDETNSESTEQQEAKCGPADTDGTDCTSIGTVEQKSSEDQGIKGRIEKAANPSGKKKLKIFQPVVEAPGASKCIGPGCSHVAQPDSVYCSNDCILKHAAATMKFLSSGKEQKPKPKEKTKTKPEKLILPKCSVQAGIRISSLHKRPAPDKKENTVKRATMAPTRSEVLAKEATSEGTPSWASDHNYNAVKPEQTAALWPPLLYKCMYHLGVXCLEPSWSFWTAVTWACPGPGALAMVSAAAAKTEADARAL